In the Camelus dromedarius isolate mCamDro1 chromosome 13, mCamDro1.pat, whole genome shotgun sequence genome, one interval contains:
- the EBPL gene encoding emopamil-binding protein-like, with amino-acid sequence MRAAGELGAEAGASLLLCAALLAVGCALGLRLGRGRGAADRGALAWLCFDALVHFALEGPFVYLSLVGNIADSDALIASLWKEYSKADARWLYFDPTIVSLEITTVVLDGCLALVLIYAIIKEKCYRHFIQITLCVCELYGGWMTFCPDWLMGSPNLNTNSRLYFWVYLVFFNGVWVLIPGLLLWQSWEELKKMHHRGTNSGKKFQ; translated from the exons ATGCGCGCTGCGGGGGAGCTGGGCGCCGAGGCGGGCGCCTCGCTGCTTCTGTGCGCCGCGCTGCTGGCCGTGGGCTGCGCGCTCGGCCTGCGCCTGGGCcgcgggcggggggcggcggACCGCGGGGCGCTCGCCTGGCTCTGCTTCGACGCCCTGGTGCACTTCGCACTG GAAGGCCCTTTTGTCTACTTGTCTTTGGTAGGAAACATCGCAGATTCTGATGCCTTGATTGCTTCATTGT ggAAAGAATACAGCAAAGCTGATGCAAGATGGCTCTATTTTGATCCAACTATTGTGTCTTTGGAAATTACGACTGTTGTCCTGGATGGGTGTCTGGCATTGGTCCTCATTTATGCCATCATCAAAGAGAAATGTTATCG GCATTTCATACAGATTACCCTGTGCGTGTGTGAGTTGTATGGCGGGTGGATGACCTTCTGCCCAGACTGGCTTATGGGAAGCCCCAACCTCAATACCAACAGTCGGCTCTACTTCTGGGTCTATCTGGTATTTTTCAATGGTGTGTGGGTTCTGATCCCGGGACTGTTACTGTGGCAGTCATGGGAGGAACTCAAGAAAATGCATCACAGAGGAACCAATTCAGGCAAAAAGTTCcagtaa